One Leptospiraceae bacterium DNA window includes the following coding sequences:
- a CDS encoding DUF3969 family protein, with protein sequence MYFSSNDEKSLNTLLLLICLGMLNAIDKKVLTENFAEKVLFNPRSVKILKLNKKIDPRIADFFLEFLELDDIRRIIPEQYEAKKENLRLTLLSFVVELNSKDELQCFDNFLKEDLLEKTKNYFVNKEDLDEL encoded by the coding sequence ATGTATTTTAGTTCTAACGATGAAAAAAGTTTAAATACTTTATTGTTACTCATTTGTTTAGGTATGCTTAATGCTATAGATAAGAAAGTTCTCACCGAAAATTTTGCCGAAAAGGTTTTATTTAATCCAAGATCAGTAAAAATATTGAAACTTAATAAGAAGATTGATCCAAGAATCGCAGATTTCTTTTTAGAGTTTTTAGAATTAGATGATATACGAAGAATTATTCCTGAACAGTATGAAGCGAAGAAAGAAAATCTTAGACTCACTTTATTGTCTTTTGTAGTGGAATTAAACAGTAAAGACGAATTGCAATGCTTTGATAACTTTCTAAAAGAAGATCTATTGGAAAAAACAAAAAATTATTTTGTTAATAAAGAAG